The following is a genomic window from Candidatus Omnitrophota bacterium.
GGGCCAGCATAAGACACGCGTAAATACTTTGATATCCATAGAGAAAGGGGTAAAGGTGCCGGTTGGTTCCGCGGTGTGGATAAACACGCTGGGCCTTTTGGGGGAAAAATACGTTGAGATCATGCCGGCCGCCAATGACAGCGAGTTCTACCGGGCGGGAAGCAGCCTGGCAGGCAAAGACCCTGTGGCCATGCACGAGGTGGGAGAGCTGCTTCAGAGGGTCGCCTACGGGCTTGACGATATCATAGCGCAGATGCATACCGGCGAAGGCACCATAGGAAAGCTGATCTACGACTCCCGTCTTTATCAGGACATAGAAGAGATGTTCTCTGACCTTAAGAAGAACCCCTGGAAGTTATTGCATAAGCCGAAAAAGTAGCATGAAGACCAAAACCATATACGCCTGCCAGAACTGCGGGGCGCAGTCGGCGAAATGGTCGGGCAGGTGCGCCGATTGCGGCAGCTGGAATTCTTTTGTGGAGGAGAATTACAGCGAGCCGACGGCAAAGACCAGAAGCCGCGCCATCACTAATTCCCAGCCGCCGGTCCTGCTCAAGGATGTCAGCGTGGAGAACTTTTCCCGGGCCAAAACCGGCATCTCGGAACTGGACAGGGTATTGGGCGGCGGTATTGTGCCGGGTTCGGTCGTGCTTATCGGAGGCGACCCGGGCATAGGCAAGTCCACCATATGCCTGCAGATATGCGCGGGGCTCTCAGCCGCCGGTAAAAAGGTCCTTTACATCAGCGGCGAAGAATCCGTGTCCCAGACCAAGCTGCGCGCCGAGAGGCTCGCCCCTTTTAAGAACGCCGGCGAACTTTTCATCGTCAACCAGACCGACATAGGCATCATAGAGGAATCCATAAAAAAGCTTTCTCCGGATATGGTGGTGGTGGATTCCATACAGGTGGTGTTCAATCCGGAATTTGATTCCAGCCCCGGCTCTGTCAGCCAGGTGCGCGACTGCGCCGGTTACCTCACGCGCATCGCCAAGACCGAAGACATCGCGATGTTCATCATCGGGCACGTTACCAAGCAGGGCACGCTCGCCGGCCCGCGCGTGCTTGAGCACATAGTTGACACGGTCCTGTATTTTGAGGGCGACAGGTATTCCGCCTACCGCGTATTGAGGGCGCAGAAAAACCGCTTCGGCTCCACCAATGAGATAGGCGTGTTTGAGATGACCTCATCCGGCTTAAAAGAGGTGGATAATCCCTCCTGCATTTTTCTTTCGGAGCGCGCAAAGAATGTATCCGGCTCAGCGGTGTCCTCCGTGCTGGAAGGCACGCGGCCGCTCTTAGTTGAGATCCAGGCGCTGACCAGCAGGGCGAACTTCGGCTATGCCGCGCGCAGGGCGCAGGGGTTT
Proteins encoded in this region:
- a CDS encoding MlaD family protein; this translates as MANNNSKLELKVGLFVFIGLLILSVFILSIKSIKSFASTYNLNVMFGFVNGVKVGAPVRFAGVDVGEVKDIDVYFDEGQHKTRVNTLISIEKGVKVPVGSAVWINTLGLLGEKYVEIMPAANDSEFYRAGSSLAGKDPVAMHEVGELLQRVAYGLDDIIAQMHTGEGTIGKLIYDSRLYQDIEEMFSDLKKNPWKLLHKPKK
- the radA gene encoding DNA repair protein RadA codes for the protein MKTKTIYACQNCGAQSAKWSGRCADCGSWNSFVEENYSEPTAKTRSRAITNSQPPVLLKDVSVENFSRAKTGISELDRVLGGGIVPGSVVLIGGDPGIGKSTICLQICAGLSAAGKKVLYISGEESVSQTKLRAERLAPFKNAGELFIVNQTDIGIIEESIKKLSPDMVVVDSIQVVFNPEFDSSPGSVSQVRDCAGYLTRIAKTEDIAMFIIGHVTKQGTLAGPRVLEHIVDTVLYFEGDRYSAYRVLRAQKNRFGSTNEIGVFEMTSSGLKEVDNPSCIFLSERAKNVSGSAVSSVLEGTRPLLVEIQALTSRANFGYAARRAQGFDHNRLNLLIAVLEKRIGLHLETEDVFLNVAGGVKVADPACDLAVVAAIASSFKDKPILEETVVFGEVGLTSEVRSANQIELRINEAEKLGFKRCILPRNNLKNASAAGRRKIELIGAASVKEALDILVG